CTCAGGACGTGCCAGCCTGTTGAACGCCGTTATAAAGCATATGTGCGCCAGACCGAACAGCAGGATCCCTTTTACAAAGTCCAGTTCCAGCGCGACATCCGCGGCCATGCACAATACAAGTCCAAACGACACGAGCGTACCGGTCATCCCTCCAAACCTGATAGCTCCGTACATTCCGAGAAACACTGCCATAAACGTTGCAAGCGCTTTAAATACAAGCGACCGGCATCCGATCCTTTCCCTTAATGCTCCATATATAATTCCAAATGCCAGCATGAGAACTGCTGCGATGATCAATACCCTCATGTATCCCTCTTCTGCTCTCCTTATTCCTCTCCCGAACTTACAAGTATATATTCCGAGTATAGCACAGCAGTTAAGAGTTTAACAGGGGCTTTTCAGTCTTTTATCTGCCGGCCTGTCACATCCATATGATAACCGTCCTTATAGATGAGCTGAGATACCGGCACGATCTCATACCCCTTCTTCTCAAGACCGGTGATGAGGCCGTCCAGCGCGTCTGCCGTATACTTCGCGCCATTGTGGCATAGAATGACGGAGCCGCTGCCAAGCTGCTCATTGTCGAGCACAGTTGTAAGGATACTTTCCACACCATAGTCTTTCCAGTCCAGGCTGTCTACATTCCACTGGATCGTATAATAACCACATTCTCTGGCGGTCAGGATCACAGCGTCGTCATAGTCCCCGTACGGCGCCCGGAACAGATTCATATCCACTCCTGTCAGTTCCTTCACTTTCTTATGCACTGACAGAAGTTCCTGCTTTTTCTCTTCATCACTCAGCTGAGACATATTTTTATGATTCTCACTGTGGCTTCCCAGATCATGTCCTGCCTCGTAAACCGCCTTCACATCATCCGGATACTTTTCTACCCAGCCGCCTGTCATAAAAAAGGTCACATGGACATCGTGCTTTTTTAATATGCCGAGTATCTTCTGCGTATCCTCGTTCCCCCACGCCGCGTCAAATGTAAGAGCCACTTTTTTCTCTTTTGTCTCCACGGAATATATCGGAAGCTCCCGCCCATTTACATTACTTGATACCTTCACATACTTCGACACATACTTGAAGGAACCGGCAAGCGCAACTGCCGCCGCAAGCGCCAGTACCACATAACTTTTTACCCTTTTGACTGTCTCCTGCTTCATAAGGCAAAACTCCAGAATAAATACACTTATTCTATTGTATGCCCGCCATATTCGTCCTACATCATAAAACGGAAATAATTAACTTTATATTTACCGGGTCAGCCGATATGGTAAGAATGCAGCGTGTGCTCCATGTAAGTGACCGTCCTTTTGACAGCGTCCTTAACAGTAAGCGTCCGCACCGTATCTTTCATCTTCGCCAGCATGCCCCTGAAGATGAGAATGTTCATCTCGATGACGGCCATGGCATCCTCCGGCGGTATATCGTACCCTTTTTCCTGTATAATGCGTTCCAACGCTATGTAATCGCGTTTATAAAAGTCTCCTTCCATGAGCATCTCTTCGTACTCTGCCGCGCTGTCAGACCTCTCCATCGGAAAAATCTCGTGATACATCTTAAATACAGCGGGCAGATTCGCCGCGCCGGCGGGACTAAAGAAAAGCACCTGGTAAATATCGGGATGGCAGAACGAATGATTGCAAAAGCATTCCCAGTTGAGCAGATACTGCTCTCTCATATCTTTGGCCTGCTTCAGATAGGAAGGCAGTTCCGTTGCATATTCATTCAGACACTTGGCGCACGCAAACAGCGTCAGTTCTTCAAGACTTGAAAAATAATGATACAGTGTAGCGCTGTTATAGCCTGCCTTCTCAGCCACCTTCCTGATGGAAAGCTCACCGATTCCATCCTGTTCGATAATTTCGATCGCCGCGCTGATAAAATATGACATAATCCGTTTTCGTTTCAATTCTCTGTTTCGCACATTTATCGTCATACGGAATCCCTGCCTTTCTATATATGTTTACTTTTACTTATCAAGCTGCTGATGTACAATCATGTATAATCATAATATCATTCTGAAATTCTGAAAGCAAGGTAATTATCAAACATATCTCCAAAAACTATACGCAAGTTATATTTTAACTGCATATTAAAATATAATCAGTGATTGACAAACTTTTGTTTATATAGTAGTATTGTAATACAAAAAAATAGTTCTGCTCAAAAAATTATGCAAAAAAACAAGGCAGAAGAAAGAGAGGTTATTTTTGGGGACAGAAAACAAACATTATAAGAAAGCCATAAGCGTAGAGGCTTTCATTTTTTTGGGGATTTTTTTACTGATTTTCGGATTCATGGCATCCAGGATGGGCGGGGTGAACATGATGAACACGCTGATGAACACCGCCTACAAACTGCTGCTGGACACTGTATTTTACATAATGGCTATCGCCGTACTGGCCGGAGCGATCTCGGGACTCTTCTCCGAGTTCGGAGTCATCTCCATGATCAACAAGGCATTATCTCCGCTCATGAAGCCTTTGTACAATCTTCCCGGAGCCGCCGCACTTGGCGTCATCACAACTTATTTATCTGATAACCCGGCAATATTGGGGCTTGCCGAGGACAGAAACTTCAGAAAATACTTCCGTAAGTTCCAGCTGCCCGCCCTTACGAATCTGGGAACATCTTTCGGAATGGGTATGATCGTATCTACGTTTATGATCGGGCTGAACGTAAAAGGCGGACACGCCGGTCTGGCAGTGATCGTCGGCAACGTGGGCGCAGTGATCGGAAGCATCATAAGTGTCAGGATCATGATGCAGTTTACGAAAAAGACATACGGCACGGCGGAATATTGTATTCCTCTGGAAAAAGGTGAAAACGCGGAACAGCTGTTTAAATTCCGGGAGGTACGGGAAGGCAGCGCCGGCGGCAGGGCGATCGAAGCACTGCTTACCGGAGGCAAGGGCGGCGTGGACGTCGGTCTCGCTATCATTCCCGGCGTACTCGCTATCTGTACTCTCGTTATGATGCTCACTAACGGTCCTTCCGAATCCGGTGTCTATACAGGGGCTGCCTATGAGGGCGTCGCTCTTCTGCCGTGGATCGGCGAGAAGATCCAGTTCATCCTGACACCGCTGTTCGGCTTTACAGACCCTTCGGCCATCTCTGTTCCCATCACTGCGCTCGGAGCTGCCGGGGCCGCTATCGGCCTTGTGCCCAACATGGTGGAGACCGGGGCTGCTGCGGCCAACGATATCGCCGTCTTCACCGCAATGTGCATGTGCTGGAGCGGTTATCTGAGCACCCACGTGGCCATGATGTCTTCACTCGGCGCAAACAAACTTACCGGCAAAGCGATCCTCAGCCACACGATCGGAGGAATCTGCGCAGGCGTTGCGGCCAACTGGCTCTTTAAGCTTGCTGTGTTGATCCTATAAGCCTGATATAATGAAGAACCGCCAGAACCGGCATCTGCCGGAACTGGCGGTTCTTCATTATGGACTTTTTACAGCCCCTTTTTACATAATTGTCGGATGAGACCGAAAAACCGTTATCCTTCTATCGCAATATATTTGTCTTCTTCAACCTTCGGCTGACTCTCCTCCTTCGGTACAAGAAGTGTCAGCGTCCCGTCCTCAAATTTTGCTTTGATGTCTTCTTCGCGGACTGCCTCCCCGACATAAAAGCTTCTGCTGCATGATCCGCTCATGCGTTCCCTGCGGATATATCTGCCTTTCTCGTCCTTCTCATCATTGCTTCTGTCTGTGGCAGCGCTTATGGTAAGATAACCATTCTTCAGCGAGGCCTTTACATCTTCCTTTTTGAATCCGGGAAGATCCATCGTCAGCTCATATTTTCCGTCAGCCTCTTTTACATCTGTCCGCATCATGCTGTCAGAAGCGATCCTCTTCATCGGAAAATCCCAGAAATCATCAAAAACTCTTTCTCCAAAAATTCTCGGCATCAACATAGGTCATCTCTCCTTTTTATGATAATTGTTTTATTTGTTCTATATGTAATATAACACTTGATTTTTAATATGTCAACGTTTTTCTGCAATTTATGAAGAAATTTTTATACACGAGCTAACTTTATTGACACGATGTAAGATAAGATATATAATCTATATGACTAAATTATATTATTTGGTCATATAACAAGGAGAGATGATAATGCCAAAGTTCAGCGAAACTGAAAAAGAAATAATAAAGAAAAAAATGCTGCAGGAGGGTGAAAGATTATTTACATCATTCGGTATAAAGAAAGTGTCTATCGATGAAATCGTAAATGCTAGTGGAATAGCTAAAGGTTCTTTCTACTCATTCTATCCGAACAAAGAATCCCTTTACATGGATATCGCTGGAAATCTTCAAAAAAAGATGTGGTCGGAACTGGAAGGGTTTTTAAATAAAAATAGGTCTCTGCCTCCCAGAATACTCTGCAAGAAGTGTTTTCTTTGTATGTTTAACGGATTACAAAAATATCCCATGCTGAAACGAGCTGACAGTGAAACAGCAGAATATCTATTTCGCAAGTTACCACGCGAAGTAATGGAAGCTCATTCAAAAGATGATCGTCTTGAAATAATTAAATTGCAGGAATATGGTATCCACTTTAACTGCAGTATTGAGATTGCGGCAAAAATATTACAGACATTGGCAATTAGTTTTCTAAATCTGCAAAATGATGATACTGATGATCAACAGGTTATTATGGAGGTTATCCTGGATGGTGTATTAAAAGAAATTGTCTGTGAAGAACACGATGCCAGTCAAACGGAGGTACTTTAATGAAAAATAACGAACCTGAGACTATATCATTACCAAAGTCATTTTGTATATTTATGATCGCAGGAATACAATTTTATGTTGTTATTAAAATTATTGTCCCCTGGTTATCCCGTTGTTTAAATACAACAGAATATATAGTATGGATGTTTGCAGGAACATTTTTACTTTTTATCCCGATATTTTCTACCGCATTTCTATTATTGAAAAAGGATGGATATGCGATGGATCATAAGACAATTAAAAGAGCACTTAATTTACATAAATTAAGCAAAAAAGACTGTCTATGGATTATAACAGGTTTAATAATTGCAGGATTATTATGTTGTATCATTATTCTTTTATTTATGGGTTTCTCGAACTCTTTTACAGTAGAAAGTCTATATAGTATTTCTCCCATTGCTGTGTCACCTTTGCATGGAAATGAATTATGGTATGCAGTTTTTCTTCCTGTGTTCTTTTTCTTCAATTATGCAGGGGAAGAAATACTATGGCGGGGATACATTTTACCACGACAGTTAAATTCTAATTATGGAAAGTATGCCATACTCATAAATGCTTTGTTTCATTGCGTTTACCATTTTGTTTTTGGAATAAAGCCATTGATTATAATGTTTCCCATGCTCATACTTATGCCCCTTATCGTTTCAAAGACTAAGAATACTTGGACATCAATTATTATACATACTTTAATAGGAGCACCGACCCAGGTCATGATTATTTTAGGGGTGCTTGGAAATTAAATATCAGCATTTTATCATAAAAAGACAGGTACCGCATCCGGATATTGACGCTCTCCGGTCATCGGCACCTGCCTTATCGGCGGCAGAGTCTTTCTCTGCCTCCTATTATTTGGAATTGATATTTAAAATAAACAACGTGGACAGCACAAGCACAAAACCTGCTACATCTATCATGCGGAAGGTCGTTCCGAGGAAGACCGCGGCCAGCACCGTCGCCGCCACAGGCTCCACGCTGGAGAGCAGCCCTGCGTATACAGAACCGACACTTTTCAGCGAAGACAGGTAAAAGCAGAACGGGAATATCGTTCCCAATATGACAATAGACAAAAATGCTGCCACTACCGCCCCGTCAATATGTACGTAAAGCCTCCATGGCCTCGTCACTGCCGTCAGCACAAGTCCGCCGATGATCATGGCCCAGGCACATACCATTTCTGCCGGGTATTTCTTCAGCAGCGGTCCGGGAAGCACACCGTAGAAACAAGTAGTCAGCGCCACCAGCAGCCCGAGCAGAATACCTTTCGGCGACACGGACAGGGCATGGATATTCCCGTGGGTCACCACAAGAAAAATACCTGCCAGAGAGCACAGTACAGCCGTGATCTCTTTTGCTTTCGGCATCACCTTATAGATCACCGCAAAATATATGATGAGCATAGCCGGATTCAAATACTGGAATATAGTGGCCGTCCCCGCATTTGTCTCCTGCACCGCCGCAAAAAATGTATACTGCATCCCCATCATACCAAGTATGGAAAAGACGATCTGGCGGACGCCGTCGCTTCTCTCCTTCCATACCACGGGACTCTGCTTCTTAAAAAGTACGGCATACAGAAACAGAAGGACCCCTGCCATGACAAGGCGGTACGGCACGAGCCATTCCGACGTCACTCCCTTGTCTTCAAACAGAAACTGCGCTATAGGGCTTGAAGCGCCCCAAAGAAGTCCTGCCATAAAGGCTGCAAAAAATCCTTTTTTCCTCTGTACATCCTGCTCTTTTTTATCGTCTGCTGTTGTTATAACTTCCCCACTCATCTTCTTTCATTCCCAATTATTTATTAGTCGTTGGCATTGAGCCATTCCTTCATCAATTCTACATATCTGTCATTGTCCTCAACAAAGCACATATGGCGGCAGAACTGGAACAGCTCCCATCTGGAATTCGGGATCCTGTCATACATATACTTCGCAATGTACGGCGTACACAGATCATTTCCTCCATTGATGACAAGCGCCGGCTCTTTGATATCTTTCAGCTGCTCTGTCACATCGTAATCCTTAAGCGTCCCCATCGGTGTAAATTCATTTGGTCCCCAGCCAATCACATAGGCTTCTCCGCCTTTCTGTACGGGACGTCTCAGACATTCCGGAGAATCGTCCGTCACGGCGCCTGCTGCATGGCGCAGCATGTATTCATTTTCAGCCGCGGCATAGACCGGGTCGCTGTAGTCTCCGGATGAAGTCGCTTTCTCGATCGCATCCTGCATCTCCTGCGGAAGCTCCTTGATCATGCGGTGCTGCTCTACTCCCCACATCCAGGATGCCGGAAGTGTACTTGACAGTATGAGACTTTTAAGTCCGGACGGTTTGTGGTTGCACACGTAATCAAGCAGAAGCATGCCTCCCCATGACTGGCCGAGCAAATGTATCTCATCAAGTCCCAGGTGTTCTCTGAGCGCGGCAAGTTCTTCGATCCACGTCTCGGCCGTCCACAGATCCGGGCGGTTTTCGACGTAGGACTCGCCGCATCCAATCTGGTCATACATCACAAGCTCTCGTCCGTCTTCCTCTGCCAGCCGGTCCAGCACCTCAAAATAGTTATGCGTAGAACCCGGTCCTCCATGAAGCAGAACCAATGGTTTCTTACTGCCAGTCTTCTTTCCTGTGATCCGGTAATACGTCTTGTACTCCTTAAATGGCATATAGCCTTCTCTGATTTCCATCTCTAGAAAAACCTCCTTGCCGCTTACTGCGGATAATATTGTCATCCCGCACACCCCTATGCGGATAACTGCATAATAATTATATCGAACTCCCGGGCCAATGTACAGAGGTTATTGTACAAACCAGGAATTCTTTCCCCGGTCCTTGGCCTTATACATGGCTTCGTCCGCACGTTTCAGACAGTCTTTAAACGTACTTCCCTCCCCGCATCTTACGATTCCCACGCTGCACGTAAAATGCAGGTCCGGCGCCTCATCAAGCGTGATCGCGGCCACCTTATGAACGACATCGGCCGCCCGTCCGTCGATGACATCCCGGGTCATTCTTCCGGGCACAAACGCGAAAAACTCGTCTCCCCCGTACCGTCCAATTATATCCTTTGCTCTGAAACATGTCTTCAGAACTTCCCCGACCTTACGTATACTTTCATCCCCGGCCAGATGTCCGTATTTGTCATTGATATCTTTAAAGTTATCCAGGTCGATCAAAAACAGGCAGCCGCCCTGACTCTGCTGTATATACTCCTGCACCTGTTCCTTGAACGCCCCTCTGTTGAGCAGTCCGGACAGGTTATCCCGCTCTGCCTTGCGCACAAGCGCCATCTCTTTTTTCTTTTCACCAGAGATATCCGTGACTTTGATGACAAGACGCCTCTCTCTTTTTGCTCCGATCGTTATAATATCCAGTCTGCACCATATATACGTCCCGTCTTTTGTCTTAAGCCTTACTTCATACTGGGCGGTTTCCCCTTCCTTTGGATGCCCCGCCAGTATCTTATCCAGCACCTGATGATCACCGGAATAAACAAGACCTGAATCAAAGATATATTTTTTAAATTCCGTGATCACCGTCTGTTCTACCGCCAGCAGCCTCGAAATATTGGACGTACATTTGAGCGTGTCCCGCCTGCGGTCATACTCGCACAGTATCGTGTCGCTGAAATTGGCCAGAAGCGCCGTCCGCTTGCGCTCAAACCGGTGCTCCTTATTACTGTGGTAGACAATGCCGGCAACGAGAAGAAGGATCACCGCCGCCAGCCCGATAAGCAGCGCCGTCATCTTTTTTCCGTTGTCTTCAAGCGTCACTACATACTCGTTCATATCTGCCGAGTAAAACACATTCAGGATGATCCAGCCATTGTATGGAAGAAAGCTGTAAGATACATATACCGGCTCTTTCCCTTTCATGAATATCATGACTTTCTGCTTCTTCTCTTTAATATTTTCTTTCAGTTCTCTGACCTGATCCGGACTGCCGCCTATGTTCTCCAGGCTGTCATACATATTGACATATGGCCCCCGCTCTTCTGACAGATTTTCCGTAAACGCATTTGTGCCGTCCTCGTACATGAGAAAGCTTTCCGTATCTGTCCGCATGAATCCGGTCTGGCTGGAATACAGCAGCGTATCGCTGCTGATCAGCCCTCTGATAAAGCCTTCCGCCTTCCCGTCCACAAATATCGGCTCCGCAATTCCGTAGTAAAGTGCAGTTCCATTCTCGTTTTCAGAAGGAAAGATATCTGAGACAACAGATTCCCCTTTTTTCAGCTGCTCTATCATTTTCAGGTCATTCTCAGACATGACCGATGTGTCTATGCTGTCGAACCGGTAATACCGCACTCCCTCTGCCTGAATATCCTCATTTTTGCTCACCGCGTTAAAATAATCTTTCAGGTCCTGCGTCCCCCCACCTGACTCTTCCCGCTGCTGTACCATCTCAGCTATTGTTTTTAATGTAGTCCTCACATTCTCTACCCGTGCAGTGACTTCCACATTCTGGCTGTCAGAGTACGCTTTTATGTTCTGCGCCGCCAGTTTGTCAAACGCCTGGTTCGTCCATGACTGATATCTCTGGAAGATGACCGTTACGCCCGCGCAGCAAAGCACGGCACAGATTATACTGACTACGATGTTCCTTTTTTTCATGAAAACACTTCCCCGGGTTCCCGTACAGGCGAACCATTTTTTTCATTATACACTTCTTCGTCCCTGTCTTGCAAATACACTTTCCGCCAGAATGCACACGAGTATCACCGCCGCTCCTATATATCCTCTCACCGTCAGCAGTTCCCCCAGGATGAGAAACGAAAAGACTGCCGTGGCAACCGGCTGTGACGTCTGCAGCATTGACACTGTCTGGGAGGATATCTTTGCCACCGCCGTGTTCTGGAGCAGATAGGCAATACAGGTACACCCGATGGCAAGATAGGCTACAACGCCCCACGCGGCCGGCGTCACACTGTCCACATGCAGTTCTTCCAGACCGGCCGCAAGAGCGAGGCTGATAACTGCCGTAAGACCGGCCTGGGCCGCTGATACCGTACAGGCGCTCATACCCGCCAGCGATTTCTCGCCATACACGAGCGCCCCCGCCACTGCAGCCGCGGTGATCAGAGCGAACGCCTCTCCTTTCCCGAAGACAAATCCCTCCTCCCCGCAGCAGAGCAGGTACAGCCCGGCCACCACGGCCGCCTGTACCGGGATATGCTTCCACTCATACTTTGTCTTCAGAACAACTCTTGCAAGTACAGGCGCAAGGACCACCGGGAGAGACATCAAAAACCCCACGTTAGTAGCTGTTGTCCACTTGAGCGCCAGATTGACGGATATGTATGCCGCCGCCATACAGAGACTGGCCGGCAGGCAATCCATGATCCTTGCGCTTTTTAACTCCCGTATGATCTTCTTTCCAAAGAACAGCATGAGCACAAAAAAGGCCAGCGAAAAACGCAGAGCAAGGCACCAGTACACGGAGATGCTCTCAAACGCGATCTTCGTTACCGGGTTTCCGATGCCATATAATACACTCTGCAAAAAAATAAACATGATATAAACCGATTTGTTCTCTTTCATCATTCCCCCCGCTTGCCGACAACAGTTTATTATCCACATTATAATACAGCAGACGTATGAATACAAATGGGAAGAACAAATCGTTGCTGCAGAAGGAGCCGGGATCAGACAAGATTGTCTGATCCCGGCTCCTTCCCGATCACTCCGCAAACCTTACGCGGTCAATAAGACTCTGTTTCTTAAAACTATTGTTCACCATATACGTTATAAGGATCTGTACCACGAGTATGATGGCGGCCAGAACAACTACCGGAACAACCGGGTACTCATAAGTTCTGATGGACATTATGCTTTCTGCCCTGGCCCAGAGAAAGCAGCCGTATCCGGCGATGCTTCCGGCTCCGACAGACAGAAGGAGTGTTCCCGCTGTGTAAAACAGTCCTTCCAGCTGCAGCATACGCACCGTCTGCTTTCCCGACAGGCCGACCGCCTGGAGGACTCCGAGCTCGCGTCGTCTTATATAGACGCTGTTGATCATCGTATTGACAAGATTCAGTATACCGATCAGACCGAACACGAACATGAGGCCATAACAGCCGTAAAGCATGAAGCCGATACTTTTCTCTGACTGCGCGTATGCGTCCTTCCACGTATCCATCTGAAGGAACTCCTGGCCGTCTGTGAGTTGTTTCACTGCTTCTGCCACGCTGCCGGCTTTCCCCTTTTCCGTGAAAATGTAAAAGTCGTCTGTCACATCATTTTCACATATGTCCTCCAGCACGGAAGACGGAAGGATAAATCCGTTTCCCGTAAGGCCGTAAGGGGCATCTGTGACAGCTGCGATTTTAAATTCCCTTTTGACCACTTCGTCTCCGTCCTCTATGAGCAGATGCACTTTATCCCCTGTTTTCCAGTCAGCTCCGGGATATGATTTCACATATCCGCCGCTCAGTATTATGCCGGTGCCGTCCTTCAGACTGTCATCCGCAAGGGAGCCTTCTGTCACATATCTGTCCAGCTCCTTCATCGCCTCCTCGCTCAGACCGCCGAGACCTGTTTCAAGAGGTCTTCCATCATCTTCCCTGAGTTCCTCCAGGGCAGCGCTGACGCCCGTATATGTCTCTATCCGATCTACTCCGTCTATAGATGCTATCTGCTCTTTCAATTCCTCTGTCAGCGGATTATTTTTCTGGATATTGCTGAGCTCTCTCTCCGGGTGCATCTTATTGCCGCTTTCACTGTTGAGTGTTATATGAATGTCTCCCCGCGTCGTATCCATGGCCATTGTTTTCGGGTTCATACAACTCAGTATCGTGGCCACGACTACGAAAAGGATTCCGGTGATCCCAAGCGTGACGATCGTCACGACGGTACGTCTTTTGTTTCTCCCCAGGTTTGACGCGGTGAGTCTGCGGATATTCATCTCTTCATATCCTCTTCGCTGCTTTTTCTTTTTCTCCTTGTCTGTACCCTGGAAGCGGATGGCCTCGATGGCAGATATTTTAGCGGCCTTCTGCATGGGACGCAGCAGGGAGATATATACGGACACGCAAGAGACAGCCGCCGCCAGGAGAAGGATCCATGGCTTGACGAGCGAGACGCCGCC
This is a stretch of genomic DNA from [Clostridium] hylemonae DSM 15053. It encodes these proteins:
- a CDS encoding polysaccharide deacetylase family protein, whose translation is MKQETVKRVKSYVVLALAAAVALAGSFKYVSKYVKVSSNVNGRELPIYSVETKEKKVALTFDAAWGNEDTQKILGILKKHDVHVTFFMTGGWVEKYPDDVKAVYEAGHDLGSHSENHKNMSQLSDEEKKQELLSVHKKVKELTGVDMNLFRAPYGDYDDAVILTARECGYYTIQWNVDSLDWKDYGVESILTTVLDNEQLGSGSVILCHNGAKYTADALDGLITGLEKKGYEIVPVSQLIYKDGYHMDVTGRQIKD
- a CDS encoding TetR/AcrR family transcriptional regulator, translated to MSYFISAAIEIIEQDGIGELSIRKVAEKAGYNSATLYHYFSSLEELTLFACAKCLNEYATELPSYLKQAKDMREQYLLNWECFCNHSFCHPDIYQVLFFSPAGAANLPAVFKMYHEIFPMERSDSAAEYEEMLMEGDFYKRDYIALERIIQEKGYDIPPEDAMAVIEMNILIFRGMLAKMKDTVRTLTVKDAVKRTVTYMEHTLHSYHIG
- a CDS encoding Hsp20/alpha crystallin family protein, with translation MLMPRIFGERVFDDFWDFPMKRIASDSMMRTDVKEADGKYELTMDLPGFKKEDVKASLKNGYLTISAATDRSNDEKDEKGRYIRRERMSGSCSRSFYVGEAVREEDIKAKFEDGTLTLLVPKEESQPKVEEDKYIAIEG
- a CDS encoding TetR/AcrR family transcriptional regulator, with amino-acid sequence MPKFSETEKEIIKKKMLQEGERLFTSFGIKKVSIDEIVNASGIAKGSFYSFYPNKESLYMDIAGNLQKKMWSELEGFLNKNRSLPPRILCKKCFLCMFNGLQKYPMLKRADSETAEYLFRKLPREVMEAHSKDDRLEIIKLQEYGIHFNCSIEIAAKILQTLAISFLNLQNDDTDDQQVIMEVILDGVLKEIVCEEHDASQTEVL
- a CDS encoding CPBP family intramembrane glutamic endopeptidase, which codes for MKNNEPETISLPKSFCIFMIAGIQFYVVIKIIVPWLSRCLNTTEYIVWMFAGTFLLFIPIFSTAFLLLKKDGYAMDHKTIKRALNLHKLSKKDCLWIITGLIIAGLLCCIIILLFMGFSNSFTVESLYSISPIAVSPLHGNELWYAVFLPVFFFFNYAGEEILWRGYILPRQLNSNYGKYAILINALFHCVYHFVFGIKPLIIMFPMLILMPLIVSKTKNTWTSIIIHTLIGAPTQVMIILGVLGN
- a CDS encoding DMT family transporter, which gives rise to MSGEVITTADDKKEQDVQRKKGFFAAFMAGLLWGASSPIAQFLFEDKGVTSEWLVPYRLVMAGVLLFLYAVLFKKQSPVVWKERSDGVRQIVFSILGMMGMQYTFFAAVQETNAGTATIFQYLNPAMLIIYFAVIYKVMPKAKEITAVLCSLAGIFLVVTHGNIHALSVSPKGILLGLLVALTTCFYGVLPGPLLKKYPAEMVCAWAMIIGGLVLTAVTRPWRLYVHIDGAVVAAFLSIVILGTIFPFCFYLSSLKSVGSVYAGLLSSVEPVAATVLAAVFLGTTFRMIDVAGFVLVLSTLFILNINSK
- the pepI gene encoding proline iminopeptidase, yielding MEIREGYMPFKEYKTYYRITGKKTGSKKPLVLLHGGPGSTHNYFEVLDRLAEEDGRELVMYDQIGCGESYVENRPDLWTAETWIEELAALREHLGLDEIHLLGQSWGGMLLLDYVCNHKPSGLKSLILSSTLPASWMWGVEQHRMIKELPQEMQDAIEKATSSGDYSDPVYAAAENEYMLRHAAGAVTDDSPECLRRPVQKGGEAYVIGWGPNEFTPMGTLKDYDVTEQLKDIKEPALVINGGNDLCTPYIAKYMYDRIPNSRWELFQFCRHMCFVEDNDRYVELMKEWLNAND
- a CDS encoding GGDEF domain-containing protein is translated as MKKRNIVVSIICAVLCCAGVTVIFQRYQSWTNQAFDKLAAQNIKAYSDSQNVEVTARVENVRTTLKTIAEMVQQREESGGGTQDLKDYFNAVSKNEDIQAEGVRYYRFDSIDTSVMSENDLKMIEQLKKGESVVSDIFPSENENGTALYYGIAEPIFVDGKAEGFIRGLISSDTLLYSSQTGFMRTDTESFLMYEDGTNAFTENLSEERGPYVNMYDSLENIGGSPDQVRELKENIKEKKQKVMIFMKGKEPVYVSYSFLPYNGWIILNVFYSADMNEYVVTLEDNGKKMTALLIGLAAVILLLVAGIVYHSNKEHRFERKRTALLANFSDTILCEYDRRRDTLKCTSNISRLLAVEQTVITEFKKYIFDSGLVYSGDHQVLDKILAGHPKEGETAQYEVRLKTKDGTYIWCRLDIITIGAKRERRLVIKVTDISGEKKKEMALVRKAERDNLSGLLNRGAFKEQVQEYIQQSQGGCLFLIDLDNFKDINDKYGHLAGDESIRKVGEVLKTCFRAKDIIGRYGGDEFFAFVPGRMTRDVIDGRAADVVHKVAAITLDEAPDLHFTCSVGIVRCGEGSTFKDCLKRADEAMYKAKDRGKNSWFVQ
- a CDS encoding DMT family transporter; this translates as MWIINCCRQAGGMMKENKSVYIMFIFLQSVLYGIGNPVTKIAFESISVYWCLALRFSLAFFVLMLFFGKKIIRELKSARIMDCLPASLCMAAAYISVNLALKWTTATNVGFLMSLPVVLAPVLARVVLKTKYEWKHIPVQAAVVAGLYLLCCGEEGFVFGKGEAFALITAAAVAGALVYGEKSLAGMSACTVSAAQAGLTAVISLALAAGLEELHVDSVTPAAWGVVAYLAIGCTCIAYLLQNTAVAKISSQTVSMLQTSQPVATAVFSFLILGELLTVRGYIGAAVILVCILAESVFARQGRRSV
- a CDS encoding ABC transporter permease, with protein sequence MNIITKTAFANFKKNRSRNILIGAAIALTAMLLTIVPTVVFGSVDLRFTAVDNLYPTFHGMFRDVDEKAAQKMTGDARMTDTGLREDAAYMVCDDTDASISMVYCDRNTVKLNRLKLKEGELPRRADEIVVSEGLLKVMGLKGGIGDKITVPYQPVMADGLGQAAEKEFTITGMTEDSEEAVEKNIYSSLISDKFAEEIIPAGEHRYRVYFSVAGAKGKTTDAIKDNIKEIGKSYNIGETDIVENGEYLFANYVDPAMYAGMVILMVIIVLAGILTIYSIYYVSMMNKVQEYGKLKAIGSTKRQIRQLVFREGFTVAAAAVPIGLMLGLGVGILLVNGMVSSDLASDNLMAEEMKKIIADGGVSLVKPWILLLAAAVSCVSVYISLLRPMQKAAKISAIEAIRFQGTDKEKKKKQRRGYEEMNIRRLTASNLGRNKRRTVVTIVTLGITGILFVVVATILSCMNPKTMAMDTTRGDIHITLNSESGNKMHPERELSNIQKNNPLTEELKEQIASIDGVDRIETYTGVSAALEELREDDGRPLETGLGGLSEEAMKELDRYVTEGSLADDSLKDGTGIILSGGYVKSYPGADWKTGDKVHLLIEDGDEVVKREFKIAAVTDAPYGLTGNGFILPSSVLEDICENDVTDDFYIFTEKGKAGSVAEAVKQLTDGQEFLQMDTWKDAYAQSEKSIGFMLYGCYGLMFVFGLIGILNLVNTMINSVYIRRRELGVLQAVGLSGKQTVRMLQLEGLFYTAGTLLLSVGAGSIAGYGCFLWARAESIMSIRTYEYPVVPVVVLAAIILVVQILITYMVNNSFKKQSLIDRVRFAE